A stretch of Henckelia pumila isolate YLH828 chromosome 4, ASM3356847v2, whole genome shotgun sequence DNA encodes these proteins:
- the LOC140863698 gene encoding uncharacterized protein, giving the protein MSDRVVQSVNETSGRSVQPMQTYQSVWMSHWMRASCKGTAETLNLASGKGTAVTEPRTCDGAKMDTERLGFGSSILKLGRKTEDMQVPRAVIDRKFERGKDVDVNRGTQFPSRLSGVPYASNTSSRRYHPLDEGTSKNSLEWMKDHSYAEESCFVALKPLHGTFAEPSSLGVLYKHDLGKYEFCKGKSEVTSLICGADVSKNKFQSTNLRVQEHISCNKHSQSADLVCQENKDSQSQSKKFMNECFRESNASLLFDIPSTSHRHLPTFNQERFQKAQNRFGLRPYPDHYIVSGETEAKKSYYNSYSLHKLPNCLHNVETMRICTTMEEGNLTGFPRFSQTSHSLLITKTTDFNLSNEFDIFDGTRVITEMNGNIAAQGNRGVILQQLSSSAESERKGHVGDVKTRKATINNESSAETDTMDMDYFKEKNPYSGANSRQSDKAFNMYSNLSYPVDVFSSRETGSRGPNTKLPDINLELPALPAAAASSENSGPSSSKTESLEMDMLIAHAEPSKPNSNLGLEDSRKADPGNRWVKRLKLNSSQSSSGGTKSSDLAENLHDNKMKKYGRILTNGIPSSEPYSRKHRGKESMSLDNQGTLSKQNIEITVSPITKNMELLSQPWIQRWLHDESRSTRECPETTAVCAPQSMRVSMQDHQKEQFPSIGAMALMGKAMRGFQPCDLQKKGSFTVWNTKTI; this is encoded by the exons ATGTCTGATCGAGTGGTGCAATCGGTTAATGAAACCAGTGGAAGGAGTGTACAGCCTATGCAAACTTACCAATCTGTGTGGATGTCGCATTGGATGCGGGCGAGCTGCAAGGGGACAGCAGAAACACTGAATCTAGCGTCTGGCAAAGGAACGGCGGTGACTGAACCTAGAACTTGTGACGGTGCCAAAATGGACACTGAAAGATTGGGATTTGGCAGTTCTATTTTGAAGCTCGGTCGAAAGACTGAAGATATGCAAGTGCCAAGGGCGGTGATTGATCGCAAGTTTGAGCGAGGGAAAGATGTTGATGTCAACAGGGGAACTCAGTTTCCCTCCAGGCTTAGTGGGGTTCCATATGCCAGTAATACTTCATCCAGAAGGTATCATCCTCTGGATGAAGGTACTTCAAAGAATTCTCTCGAATGGATGAAAGATCATTCTTATGCAGAAGAGAGCTGCTTCGTGGCGTTGAAGCCTTTGCATGGAACTTTTGCGGAACCATCATCTCTTGGTGTTCTGTATAAACATGATCTAGGAAAATATGAGTTTTGCAAAGGAAAATCTGAAGTCACTTCTTTGATATGTGGAGCTGACGTTTCCAAGAATAAGTTTCAGAGCACTAATCTGAGAGTGCAAGAGCATATAAGCTGCAATAAGCACAGCCAATCAGCAGATTTGGTTTGTCAAGAAAACAAGGACAGCCAATCGCAATCAAAGAAGTTTATGAATGAGTGTTTTAGGGAGAGTAATGCATCCCTTTTGTTTGATATTCCTTCCACGAGTCATAGGCACTTGCCAACGTTTAATCAGGAGCGGTTCCAGAAGGCGCAGAATCGTTTTGGTCTCAGACCGTACCCTGATCATTACATTGTTTCAGGGGAAACAGAGGCAAAGAAATCATATTACAATAGTTATTCTTTGCATAAGTTACCGAATTGTCTTCATAATGTGGAAACAATGAGAATATGCACTACCATGGAAGAAGGAAATCTCACAGGTTTTCCCAGGTTTTCTCAGACATCTCACAGTCTTTTGATCACGAAAACAACTGATTTCAATCTGTCAAacgaatttgatatttttgatggTACAAGAGTAATTACTGAAATGAATGGAAATATAGCCGCTCAAGGTAACCGAGGAGTAATACTTCAACAACTGAGTAGTTCTGCTGAGAGTGAAAGAAAAGGTCATGTCGGAGATGTCAAGACTCGTAAAGCAACAATAAACAATGAATCATCCGCTGAGACTGACACCATGGACATGGATTATTTTAAGGAGAAGAACCCGTATTCAG GTGCAAATTCTCGTCAATCAGATAAG GCTTTCAATATGTACTCAAATCTATCATATCCAGTTGATGTTTTCTCCTCTAGAGAGACTGGAAGTAGAGGCCCAAACACCAAACTGCCAGATATAAACTTGGAGCTCCCTGCCTTGCCAGCTGCAGCAGCGTCATCGGAGAATTCAGGTCCTAGCTCCTCAAAGACAGAAAGTTTGGAGATGGACATGCTCATAGCGCATGCGGAACCATCTAAACCAAATTCTAATCTCGGCCTGGAAGATTCTCGAAAAGCAGATCCAGGCAACAGATGGGTTAAGCGTCTCAAGTTGAACTCTTCACAATCCTCTTCTGGAGGCACAAAGAGTTCTGATCTGGCTGAAAATTTGCAtgataataaaatgaaaaagtATGGCAGAATTCTTACAAATGGCATCCCTAGCTCGGAACCATATTCGAGGAAGCATCGTGGTAAAGAATCAATGTCGTTGGATAATCAAGGGACCTTATCTAAGCAAAACATAGAAATTACGGTGAGCCCAATAACAAAGAATATGGAGTTGCTTTCACAACCCTGGATACAGAGGTGGCTGCACGATGAATCACGTAGTACCCGAGAGTGCCCTGAAACAACGGCAGTTTGTGCACCACAAAGTATGAGAGTGTCGATGCAGGACCATCAAAAGGAGCAGTTTCCCAGTATCGGAGCTATGGCACTGATGGGAAAGGCTATGAGAGGTTTTCAACCATGTGATCTCCAAAAAAAGGGTTCTTTCACTGTTTGGAACACAAAGACCATCTGA
- the LOC140862646 gene encoding glucose-1-phosphate adenylyltransferase large subunit 1-like — protein MDACCHFGSLSRVGFVNGDNGFWGEKIRGSLSNGWMNQWGKSLNVDKERKIKPGVAYSVLTRENIQETLTVPAPRFERRKANPKNVAAIILGGGAGAQLFPLTSKAATPAVPVGGCYRLIDIPMSNCINSGINKIFVLTQFNSASLNRHISRTYTGNGLNFGDGFVEVLAATQTAGERGKQWFQGTADAVRQFIWVFEDAKAKDVDNILILSGDHLYRMDYMDFVQNHIDRNADLTLSCAPVGDSRASDFGLVKIDSRGRITQFAEKPLGDDKKAMRVDTSIIGLSPLDAENSPHIASMGVYAFRTDILLNLLRWRYPNSNDFGSEIIPAAVKEYNVQAYVFRDYWEDIGTIKSFYEANLALTDEFPKFEFYDPKTPFYTSPRFLPPTKIDKCKIKDAIISHGCFLRECIVEHSIVGERSRLDTGVELKDTLMMGADYYETESEIASLLAHGKVPMGIGRDTKIRNCIIDKNARIGKNVIITNKDGVQEGNRQEEGFCIRSGVTVILEKATINDGTVI, from the exons ATGGATGCTTGCTGCCATTTTGGAAGTCTGAGCAGAGTTGGATTTGTTAATGGAGATAATGGATTCTGGGGAGAGAAGATTAGAGGGAGTTTGAGCAATGGTTGGATGAATCAATGGGGGAAAAGTTTGAATGTTGACAAGGAGAGGAAGATCAAACCTGGGGTTGCTTACTCTGTACTCACCAGAGAAAATATCCAAGAAACTCTG ACTGTCCCGGCACCAAGATTCGAGAGGCGTAAGGCAAATCCAAAGAATGTGGCGGCAATAATTCTTGGAGGAGGTGCAGGTGCACAGCTTTTCCCTCTCACAAGCAAAGCAGCAACCCCAGCT GTTCCAGTCGGAGGATGCTATAGGCTGATCGATATACCAATGAGCAACTGTATCAACAGTGGCATCAACAAGATTTTTGTTCTTACACAGTTCAATTCTGCTTCCCTCAATCGTCACATCTCTCGAACCTATACCGGAAATGGTCTCAACTTTGGTGATGGATTCGTTGAG GTTTTGGCTGCTACACAAACAGCCGGAGAAAGAGGAAAACAGTGGTTCCAAGGAACGGCAGATGCTGTCAGACAATTTATATGGGTATTTGAG GACGCCAAGGCAAAAGACGTTGACAACATATTGATACTTTCAGGGGATCACCTTTATAGGATGGACTATATGGACTTTGTTCAG AACCATATTGACCGAAATGCGGATCTCACTCTTTCATGCGCACCTGTGGGTGACAG CCGAGCGTCAGATTTTGGACTGGTGAAGATTGATAGCCGGGGACGAATAACCCAATTTGCCGAAAAACCTTTGGGCGATGATAAGAAAGCCATG CGAGTGGATACGTCTATCATAGGTCTGTCACCTCTCGACGCAGAAAACTCTCCACACATCGCTTCAATGGGCGTCTATGCATTTCGCACAGACATTTTGTTAAATCTCCTGAGGTGGAGATATCCCAATTCGAATGACTTTGGATCGGAAATCATACCTGCTGCTGTAAAAGAATACAATGTCCAA GCATATGTATTCAGAGACTATTGGGAGGATATCGGAACAATAAAATCGTTCTATGAAGCTAATCTAGCTCTTACCGATGAG TTCCCTAAGTTTGAGTTTTACGACCCAAAAACTCCCTTTTACACTTCTCCTCGTTTCCTACCACCAACCAAAATCGACAAATGCAAG ATTAAGGATGCAATAATCTCACACGGGTGTTTCTTACGTGAATGCATAGTCGAACACTCGATTGTGGGCGAGCGCTCTCGTTTAGACACTGGTGTGGAACTGAAG GATACATTAATGATGGGGGCCGATTATTACGAAACAGAATCTGAAATCGCCTCCCTCCTCGCCCATGGGAAAGTTCCCATGGGGATCGGCAGAGATACAAAAATCAG GAACTGTATCATTGACAAGAATGCAAGAATAGGGAAAAATGTGATCATCACGAACAAAGAT GGTGTTCAAGAAGGTAATAGGCAGGAGGAAGGATTCTGTATTCGTTCGGGGGTCACCGTCATACTCGAGAAGGCGACAATCAATGATGGAACAGTCATATAA